The following nucleotide sequence is from Populus trichocarpa isolate Nisqually-1 chromosome 11, P.trichocarpa_v4.1, whole genome shotgun sequence.
CTTTTTGATGGATGCCCAGTGACTCAAGCCATTTACAAGGCTGGTCAGCTGAACATGGGAACAAAAAGATTTTCATTGCCAgctcttcttctctttccatCATAGCCTTGTAAAGACCACACATGCTCTTGTGTGTTTCCTTCCAGTGCTGCTTCTGGCACAGAGAACTGCAGTAGACCACAGCGCGACACTGCGCACAACATTGAGACTGGTCTCCATGAACTTCTTTCTCGCACAATGTACACTGCCTCAAGACACCATTTGAATTTACTCTTACATCAACAAAGACCTCCTCCCTTGGTGGTTCAGCATACTTGGTGGGTGTCGAGCTAGCTGTTGAGCTAGCCTTTTCCTCATATGCCTGACCAGGAGGATGTGAGACAGTAACTGCAACAAGGTCATGACCCTTGGCCATTTCTGGAGGCCATTGAACATCCACAGTCTCaataaatgtttcaaaatacATCATCCTTGACCATTTTGGAGCACCATCTTTATCTTCCTGGAGTAGTGGATGCACAAGAGAAATAGCTCTCATGAAGGCATGCACAAACCTAAGCTCTTCAAGAGTTGGATTCCTAAACCGAAGCTCACCAGAAGACATACAACGTGCAACATCAATCACAGGAAACCTATCAGTACCCGATGCTTCCAATGACAAAGACTTGATCATTCTCTTATTTGAAGGAAACATCAACCTCTCAGGTTCATACGAGACCCTCAAAAGCTCAACATTTGGAACACGAATTGTCTCTCTCGGTCCAGTCATCTTCTTAGCATCACTTTCAGATCGAAACATATAAAACCCAACATCCCCACCATCACCTCCTATGAACTGAACACAAGGAAAAGGCTGTTTCTTGCCGGACCAATCCGAATCCTTCCCTACCCGGATACCAAAAAGATGCCAAGGACGCAATCTTTTCCACGGTTCAGTTCTATAAAGAGCAGCAGAACCtttatatatagatttaatGAAATTAGGAGAAACTCCCTCTACCTTCATTAGACATGTACTTGATCCAGGACCAAGCCCAGGACCAGAACCAAATTGCTCCTGAAATCTACCAAACAAATTCTTCAAATGCAAATCCATTATGACCCGTTTCCCAAATCTCACCAAATTCCCCAAACTCCCACTAAAACCAGCAAACCCAGCCAAAAAGCACTAACCTTTGTTACTACTACAAATACAACAAACCATAAAGCTCAAAACTTTCCACTGGATTGATCTCCAAAGGGTCTAATAATCTAGCAAGGACAATAAACTAGACAGTGCAAGGACAAAGAATCCTTAAAACAGCAGTATTAAACTAGGGTACTGTCCACTCATAGAAGCCCTTAATTACAGTAACATTAGAAAGAAcgtgaaaaaaacaagaatcaatgcTTCTTACCAGAATTTGATGCCGGGGTATTTTGCAGTGAAAGACTGAAGATTTCAAAGGGAGAGTGAGATCAGGAGCATTTGACTCCCAGTTGAAAAATCAAAGGAAGACAATGACACTGTTTGACGGAGGAAGCAAAGATTAAGGAATTTGTTCTTGTAAGGACGTTCGCATTTtatgagtttcttttttttgtttggtcctCAATGTAACTTTAAGGTTGCATTATGAACCTCATCTTTCTTACCATTACCAAAACCTCcttcttcttaattttcttttaacaataCTGTTAGGTCTGTTCGGCCGTACGATCCGGTCTGTGTTTagtcttaattatatatttaaaaatatttaatcaattattatataccattataaaaatttatatgaatattttttagcaTTTCTGGGCTCCTTATTTCAACTTAACCATGAAGGGCTGGACTAGGCCAGTATTGTTGTTGGGGGTACCCTATGGTGGGGGGCGTGATAATCGTTTTGTTGTATATAACATGAAAACATTCATCCCATTGTTTATCTGTCGAAGAGTGAGCTGACTGTTGTCACCACTTCATCTTCTGTTCATGGATAGATCACTCAGGTTGTgtagtttttctttctaatattaacttgaacaaaaataaaagattacattaatatcttatttaattaaaatcacaaTGAATGTGAGTGAGAAATTCCTCTCGATTTTTGTATCTCATCCATGACTTGGAAGTATAATAACACCAGATCCACACGCCACAAGTGAGGCAGGTAAACTTTGAAGGGTTGAGGTGAGGTATACATGCAAATGAAAAATATCGAAGCATCAATTAGAATTTCGAaataagcatatatatatatatatatagactatgAACCCTAACATTCAACTAATACCTTGAGTACGTAGTACATCAAGCGATATCCTTGAAACTTCTTAACAGGAAAAAGTTCGGGGAaacaagaaagaaggaaaaaaagtgtGCACCATAATCTTCAGTTTGGTTTCTTCAAATTCAAGCATTAATTATCAGTAGCTTGACTGCACAACTTTTGCACCAGTTTTAGCTCCCTCTCTGCAAACGTCGAAACCACCATGTTTGTTAGTGATGAGTACAAAAGGAGGAAATTAAACATATGGCAAGGACATGTAAATGATCCAAAATAACCCATTTCAAATTTAAGGActtgaaaagcaaataacatgaCCAATCAAAAGAAACTTGTATGAATCTAATTGCATGGCAGGCAGCCGCAAGCAGCCATCTGTCTTTAAAGCTCCACCATGGTTTCTAGTTTCAATCAGTTATGTTCACCGTGTCTGTATCTGCACATTTCGAACTAGAGCAGTCCCCATACATGAGATGGAGACCGTGGTTCCAAACCTTGCTACATCCTTAATTTTCCTTTCCATATCTGCACGTATTGAACTAAAGCAGCCAAAACTCGTTATATCCTATTCCTTTCATATTAGTATAATTTAAATCACTTCCCAAATAACTAAATTCGTTTTTTATATTGACAGGGAATTGAGAATGTTATATCGTCCCCTTTTGGGTACGTACTAGAGGAGCAAGGGGTGGGATTCCAAATCTGGATTTCTGTGCTTCCCTTGCTTTGCAGGGGAAGATGCCACTCCTCTAACTACCCAGTAATTATAACATTCACTGTAAAGCAGGACAAGTGTTCATCGAGTATCCAAGCACATACAGCACATCAAACACAAGCTGAAAAGTTGACGAATTTACCTGCTGCCTCCAGTTGCCTGTGCAGTTCCTGGCCTACAGCATCATCTTCAGCCTGGCGTTCACAGAAAAAACAGATCATTCATCAATTCTATAATATTAGATGTAAAAAGAGTAAATCAGGTGAAGTTTATGTAGAATAACCTGGAGTTCTGCAATCCTTTTCAGCTGGGCCTCCTCACCTCACTCAGACAGAGGAAGTGCTGCAACCAACACATCAAACTGTAGAAAGAACAACCAGAAATAAGTTTCTGTACAAAGCAACCCAGTTATTACAGTGCATGCAGGATGGACAGAAAACCAACAGCAGAGAACTTGAGATCAAAATCTCTGCAGCCCAAAAGCAAACTTGACATTGCTAGACAAAGCAAGAGTCAGACTCTTATTTTAAAGAAACTCATAGATTATTCGAGATTCTTGCAATCACAACAAGGCAGCTTTCGCTTCAGTTCCTGAGGTGTTCACTCCACAAACAAAAGATTCTTCATTAAGTTTAGTAAAAGAAAGCATCCTAGTACTACAAATCTCCACTAACAAACACCAGAAAGAATTTCATATGGCCATAAAATTTAGACTTCACACAGAACTTTAAAGTTCATCGTAAACGATATTATACCCCAATGATTCAACCAAAATCTAATAACACTGACAAGATCTTTGGCCACTTCCCAGTTTTGTTTACAGTACTTAATAAAGGACTGAagtgagaggaaaaaaaaaatttccaattcAAATTCCAAACATAACCCTGAACAGACAACCTAAGTTCGAGTATGCCGACAAAAATTCAGACATGAAGGGTTGTCCTTACACAAACTAAACtagaagaataataaaaaaaaaaaaccccacccTTCAAGCATCTTGCACCACAAAAATCACCCACAAAGAATCACTGCTTAAAACAACTGAATCAGccctaattaagaaaaaacagatGCTGGAATGAAGAGAAGATCATAAAGACTCAATCTTCTGgatttctataaattttaaatctttaagcAACAgggtttaataaaattaatctgtTTAGCAGCTTTGACAAGGGCAGCACTCATCTGTTATGGCTGCTCAGAGAAATTGGCAGCATCTTCTGTAGGATTTGGAGGAGGTTCAGGGAAGTTTTGTGAGAGTCTGACTGAAAGTCCATCTTTTTGAAGGGTACCAAAAGTGTTGAAAGTAAGTGCTGCTATTTGATTCACTTGCTCCTGTAACTGAGATATTATGTCCATGTTTATTGCAACCTTGTATTTTGTACTATAAATTTTGAAACCAGTTGCATAGAGCTCCaagggtttttattttctgttctcTGTTTTCTCGAGAAACAAACGGAAAGTAGCAGATTTTTAGGTTTTATAGCAGCAGAAGCTATACTAGTTTTGGGCTAAACAAACTGTTCTCTTAAACTTGTGGGCGAAGACCCTAAAATTTCTTTGGGAAACAGATTTGGCCTTCCTCTTCTAGCAAATTTAAGATGGAAATTTGATAACTAAGATATACTACTTTCAACTGATTTACTCCAAAAGGttgcaagaaaatattattaccaaAGTCTACATCCATTTCTACTACAACGATCCCAAATCAAAAGGTAAAGGACATTAAGAGCAGAAAATACATGCCCAGCCTCTGAACTGATATTTAAGGATCTGCTTAACACTCTAAATAATAGCAATGTCGAACATTATCGCCCAGGCCTATTTATTCCTTGACTCTTGACATCATGTGTAGCATCCATCTATCACAGCTTTATCCTGTCTATGGTTTCAGAAGAAAATGTCCTACACCACTGAGATGTTTTCATGCCACTAGATAATCTAAGATTCGGCAGGTGGAATGACATCCTTGATATTACTGTCCACATTATTGGCAACACTAGGAGAACTGCAGATCTGGGGTGTGGTCATTCTATGAAGAACAAGTTCATCGGAAGCAGTCTTGGATTCTGGAAGAATAGCTTCTCTCCCAAATAGAGTTGCAGGTAGGATAATTGATGCTGAAGTGTCTGCCCCTGCCTTCATAATATCTGTACCACCAGAAGAACCATCTGACTGGGGTTTGGTGACTCTCTGAAGAGGAGATCCTTCAGCTGCAAGCTTTGGTGTTGAGGGAATAGCTTCTCTCTCAAACAATAGTGATGGAAAGCTTTCAATTGGTTCTGACAGTGAGTTTGCCTCAGTAGAGTTAGCAGCAGGACCTATAGAACTACCATTAAGATGGGATTTATCATCCCCACTGATAATCTTCATAGCAGGCTCCGGAGGTGCAACATTTTTTGGAGAAGCctttttttccatgaaagaaCTAGGGCTTTTTACTCCATAATGAACTGGTTGATTCACCTTAAGGTCATCACTGGAAGGTTGCTGTTGAATTTCAAGCTCCATCTTAGCAGTTTCACTGCCTGGCAAAATATCAGCAGGAGGTGCAGGTAGTGACACAGATTTTGATTGTTCATTTGCCTTTACGCTTAAATTAGGACCTTTTCTTAGGGAGGCTTCATATTCCAGCATCAAATCATGCTGTCCGGCAACCTTATTATGCCCCATCTGTGCCATAGCAGAGGCAGATTGATTGTCACATCCTGAACCCAAAACTTGATGCCGCACAACTTTCCCTCCAAAGGAAGGTCCTGTGCTACTCTGCAAGTATTCAGTCAGAGGCAGCATCTGAGGAGCAGACTGGCTCTCCTTTGCAGTTGGGACAGTTGGTTGAAACCCAGATTGTAGCCCTTTGTCTTGAGCAGTGGGTGCAAGCTTTTTTAACTCAACCAGTTGCTTATCACTTTGCTCTGGTGAAGTAACAAAACTAGGCAGCTAAGTCGGAGGATATGAAACTGGGATGGGAATATCTGCTCTTCTATTCATTTTTGCTTGTGGAGCCACATCATTTGCAGCAGTGATGGGAATGAATCGGCTGGGTAGAAATACAAGACCCCTCAAAGGAGTGTCAGAGTCCCCTACCTTAACTTTAACAAGATATCCAGCATCAAATAAACCATCAATAACACCGGTAATCACCTGACCCACCATGCTAGCACCAGTTGTTCCTGTAGTCTCTTTGTTTTCCTTCATATTGTCAGATTCAGGCAATACTGGTGTTTTCTCGCCTGGTACTGAGCTCTCATCCTTGCGCGGACGGCCACGTTTGCGTTTCATAGGAGGATCCACTGGAGTGGAGCTAGTCCCCTGACTCAGAGGATCCATCTTGCACAGTTAACAAGACAACTGATTTACACCAGTCTTCAAAAATTTTCTCCTGCAAACAAAGATCATAAGCTTTTTGATCAATTATTTCCCATATTAAGCCACCCGTTAGAAAGTACAAATAGTGACGGCTGTTAGAAACAGAAACTGATCAATGATACACCATACCTGGCATAGTGCTATTAGGATAACATCATAACAATAACCTGAATAATTAATCTCTAGCAATCCACTGGAACAATTGAACATTTTGAGGGCAGCATGGTATAAACAACGCATACCAGAAGCCTCCAAGTGAATATACTGCATTAAGCCTTCTTCTTGCACGAGGCTTCAGCTTATGGATCCTAAACATCTCTTCTATCATGTGCTTGAAAagattccctcttttttttttttgtaatggaaACCATGGTGAACGGAAAACAGCAGGACCGTGTTTTTCTTATACAAATTATTCAGTGAAAGTCATAAAGGGACTGAAGCAAAGCAGAAGCACAAATCTGTTCTAGATTTAATATTACTCgagtaaaagaaaatgaaaaaagaaaactttgacATTTTCACTCCATCTAGGTAACAACTTGGCCAACTTCATACTAAGATAAATACTTGGCAGGGGTTAAGGATTGGAAACCATGTAAGCACACACATGCATTCACATTTATGTGCCTGCATAAGACCATGATTTGTACCTCAACGAAAATTGACAAGACTTCCTCTCATTTTGTCACTGCTATTTTGATCTCCCTTTTCACATTGCTAAAGATTTTTATTATCCAGGCTTACATCTCATGGTCTACAAACCTAgacatggatatatatatttatattacaaaGCAGCATTAAGGAAATCAaattcagaataaaaaaattattaaataattcctATATAGCTTGTGAATGCAGAAGGTCAAGGGGCATTTTGGGTTTTTCACAATGGAATTTTTGTAATTAGAAGGGGCAATTCTATATttagctaaattaaaaaaaaaaaccaaaaagtagGCGAACACAATAATTATCACCGGCCTCTAgttattttaaatgatatatGATCtaggtggaaaaaaaaacatgctaatcCATcacaatgaatattgattcgttTTCAATTCGAAAGAAGTATCAAGGTTGATTTCTTCACTTAAAGAAGAACCTGATTGGATGCTTGATTTTAGGTAGAATGCTTTTGAGAGATTCTTGAAGATGAAAGAACCTAGATGGTCTTATAATCAATACCCAATTATTGATTTCCAaggtatatatatttgttattattctgCTCCTAAAAAGAAACCTCCTTTGAATAGTTTAGAGGAAGCTGACCGGAACTTATTAAGTATTTGGATAGATTGGGGGTTCCTTCGACTGAAAGGACTAGATTGGCTAATGTTGCTGTTTATGCTCTTCTTGATTGTGTTTCTATAGCTACTACTCACAGGATGACTTCAGAGAAGGCTGGTGTTCTATATATTTTGTTCCATTTCGAAGGCGATACAGACGTATCCTGATTTGGTTAGGAAGTAACAGGCGTGTGTCTTTTAAGcgtttaaaaatatcattttgtcaTGTCATTCAAaatattactgttttttttttttaagtttaatatgggtgtccggatcagcttacgcgcacctcgactaattccatgggccctgaaattaacgaccatgtaagcctccagtggccatcatataagcaactacatggctcgaacctgagaccacagagagagcaaattaccgtctccttttttatttattagtgcAGCGTGTGTCTCGATTGATGGTCATGTTTGGTGTAAgtgaacttttttcttttttttttctctttctcctctctaaaaaaatatagtttgactccCTTAATTGTAAACATTTCAACTTCaatccttcttcttttaatttttaatttttaatttttagtcttggttttttttatagaaattttatttgtttttaattttttccttcaatatcaatttatcaaatattatattctctaaCATGGTCCTCactttttggattttaaatttttatctttgaCTTTTTTGTAAAGGTTTTAGTagaatttcacccttcaattcaAATCgatggttttatttttcaatttattcctcattgttttgatatctaatttttttcttagcccttttgttaaagttattattcttttccatTTCACTCTTCCattacaatattgttttttatgtcaattttgatctccattcctttaaatttgttttgtccttttactaaattgattttttttccttcaattccacccttcaattatatataaaatttattttgtattttaattttgatccttattattttaattgctatcttttttaaattcttttgaataatttttttttaatttcatccatcaacttttgattgattgagaattaaatttattgatttttctagtttggaTGTTTCGGGTCTAATAACTCAGGTcacggtttgttttttttaaataaaaatctttataattCTCTATatctttttgtctctttttatcTGGTTATTCGAATTTCATATTCTGAACCGTCAAATTAGTATAATATTTCAGGTTGGCTTGAACTAATTACCacaattacaattttatcataactggttttcatatattattttttcacctCATTTAAGCtactaaatattatttgttgagaaaacaaaaatccagCAAATGGCGTGCACCAAATCTAGTAATAAAACTATAGTGACAAAGAGAGGCATGCAGCTGCAGTCGGCAAGTGTACCTAACAGGCCAGAAATTGAAAAGCCAACAGTTTTGGGCATGGTTTTGTCCCCTCAGTCACTGAAGCATGGTCgacacaaaattttattttagtttgtgtGTCAAAGATGCTTCACGCCGGTGGAAATTTGACGTATTTTATGTAAGGCAGGCATGTTTCTCCTTTTTGACTTTAGAGctcaagatataaaataaaaactgtgTGATATCAAGCACCGTTTAATGCTCAGCCGGTCTGTGAATAATGTCCTATtcatttcaatatataaatGCCAATAATTCTGGTTTGGTTCAATAGTTTAAGTGcatgaaatttagaaaattgtTCTGCTtatcaagaatatatatatttattgatcaTGATTAAGGGAGATTAACTGTCCCCTGCTAGTTTATCCATGTATTTATCAAATTCATGGTCTCTCCAGCACATTAAATCAGCCACATGCATGCCTATCATAATGATGTGATCCAacaatcttatccaaatatcaATAGATTAAATCACTTAATCCATGCATGATACTCCCCTAGTTTCCATCCACAAATACAATACATTAATCCTCAATTTCGTTAATTACTCATCACTTGCTCCTGCTGGCTACAATATTGTTCATGCTGGCCTGAaccattattaattaattttggcaGCAGCCTGCATTGAAAACTTGTCATAAGGGCTACACAAACAGACAAACTAAAGTGGCAGTAGTGGTCTTCAAACCATGATGTAAGGCCATCTCAACGGGGCAACTTTCCCATTATTTTTATACCAAGCATTAGTGCACATGCACCGCTTCATCACCGTATGACCACATCCAACTTGCCCCACATAGAAACATACTACTCCAATTACCATTTCTTTTCTACACACTATAAATATACTTCTCCTCTAACGTATCTTACTTCAACTTGTGCGAAAATTATATTGCTTTTCCTTACAAAGAATGAGTACTCTAGCGAGAAGATCATCATATGGCTACTCAAAATTGGATAAAGAAGACCCGGAAGAGGTAATGCATAGAAGAGCACAGTTCTTGATCTACAAGGCACTACAGCAAGCAGATTCTCCTAGAAGAAGGCCATCTTTTTTGAGGATCAGATTGTGTAGGTTAAAGATAAAGATTGGCAAGAAACTAAAGAAGTTGGGGAAGGGCAAGTTGTTGTCTATATCTGCCGCGAGAGTTAGAGTGTATGGGCAAGTTACTAGTCATTGGAAGCGCTTGTTTGGCAATGGAGAGGCCATTGCTAGTCTTCCTCCCATGCTGGCCTTGAAGGCTCGAAATTAGGTTTCAAGTTTTTTGGTTCTAGTCTTTTTGCTTGTCAGAGGACGGTACTACTGAAAAGCAATATTATGGTTAGAATCATCGTTATAGCCTTTATATGTTATCATTGCATGTTTGTATCTAAATGAAGGATTTCTGGTGATTCCAATCATCTGATCGACAAAGGATTTAGTCTTGCTATTGGACTAATTATCTAGCACGTACAATCTCTGCTTTGCTTGAGACATCAGATCCCTCGAAAGGTAAATGCCTGTTCCATGTTCTCCCAACAGTCTTGTAATTGATCATTGGATAAgttccattttctttctttaagatCCAATTAACCCCATGTATTTTTGACCAACCAAATAATCCCATCCCATGTCATGTGGAGAACATCAAAGATCTTGCAGCCTGGCAAATCTCATCGACACATCTTCTATAATTTGATTAGTTTAATTAAGAGATTTTATACCCCTCCACGACATGAATGCATGTACCGATTCTGGCCAACACTGATATATTTACGAGGATACTTGAGGATGTGTTAATGATTgtagtttaaagtattttatatttgaaaatatattaaaataaaataaaaaatttaattttaaaaattatttttgatatcaatattaaaacaatttaaaaatataataaaattaattttaaattaaaaaattaaaaacttaaaaactttttaaaaatacaattttaactaCGATACCAAAGACCAACTTACTTGGTGCCTTTCGAAGATAGTGGCAACCCAAATACTTTAGGAAGTTTCCCATTTCTGCCGTACTGTCCCCTAACACTCCTTTTAGTTGATTGGCTAGATAGTTGGCAGCTGGGGCATCATCAGCCTAACAACACCAACCCATATGATCCAGTTGGcacaattaattatatattatattatattatattaaccGTACACTTACCTTTATATagttaaattatgattttgctcttcactgaaaaaacaaagaattggtCCTAAAGAGTAAAAAAGTCTTTTCATACgatttacttattattttagaatttttttcggagtatctcaatttatttataattttttaaatagttaaattacttgttaccattaaaaaaaaaaaatttggcctAGGGGTTTTCccaataatttcttttgctACGTacagtttgattattttattaccCTTGAAGCAAAGAATTCTTAGATTTAATTTGAAGGGCATATTAGTTATTTCATATTGGTGTTATGACGATCCTGGTTTCAAAagtcatttaataatttaattaataaaaaaataaaaggaaaagccGCTGGAATGTTTAATAAGTGAGTCACCCCGTCATCTTCGGGTGGCACGTGTACTGGTTCAAGGAGGTGAAAAACCagtttttttgatgtttttcaattCGGGATAAGCCTTCCTAGGCGGTGCATATGACTTAATTAAAAGTGGTTTGACAACACTTGATTGTTTTTCCTTGGATTCCGTGTTTGCCCTTGTATCGTTTCACACTAactcttcaatttgattttttataatttaattcatgtttttttaattataaactaattaatttataaaattgaatatatttttttctttcatccttcatcaatttaattatttatttatatataagctttttaatttttatttagattttttttagtgcaaaaatatgttgaaaaagtTTGTGTTTACAACTTTTTTTgtcggaaaaaaaatatatgacccGTGATAAAACGTCGGGTTAAATAACTAGTATTTTGCAATTGAAAAACGTTTGCCCCCCTTCTTATTTCTGATTTATGAAGCCTGATCCccatttattttccaaaatatCTGTTCTATCCACACCCTTACTAATTGTATCTTCGACTAAGAATTTAGGCTATGTATCTACACGGGTTCAaactatgtttgatttgaaaaggcataaaaaataatgttttttcaagccAAATGTAGTTTGAAATAACTTTAATTGATTGCAATAACTAAGAGAAATAAACTCCCTCTATATATgctttttcataaaatattttttttaaaaaaaaaacccttaaaaattGGTGTCGGGTTCATGAAGGGCACAACTAGGAGCACGCACGGCTTCTTTCtattaagagggtgtttgacagtgtggtagtggttgctttttaaataacttttcgtgccgaaatacatgccaatgatgtttttttattttttaaaaattatttttgacatcaacacatcaaaacgatccaaaaagtacaaaccgcactcaattttagcaaaaaaaaaaaattgaaattcgaTGAAAAGCAGGTTGAACAGCAGAGCCAAACATGCTCTAACATGTTGGGGTGATCAGTTAGGGCCTCGTGATAAGATCAGGCTAACAGCTAATATGGTCAATGTTTTATGCATTTTTCCTGCCATTGATTGTGGTGTGATGGCCACCTGCTTGACACATCATGTCACACTCTTTTTCCACTCGTGCGGAAATTGCTTTGCTTGTTTGTGTTTGTCGTCATTTGTTTCTCTAACTCTATTTAACAGGACATTGAAGAAAAAGTTTGTTATGAGGAAAATCTTTGTTTTAAACCATGCTCTTTGCTTTCCTTGATTCTTTATTCTTATATGTGCTTTCTTAGGTCGTAATGGATTTGAACTGGTTTTGAGCCTTTAGAGTATAATTCACCCTTTCCCCCCTTCCTGAGTTGCATCTTGGCTTAACTCGGTAACAAGAAATGCCAGAGCTTTGTGACTGAGTTACAGAGGCATGGGATCTCTATAATCTTCAAAAGTCGGAGGAGTGATTTTACGAAGATGGAGCAGATGAATCAGAAAGGTACTTAGACTAGTATTACCTTTGAGATTCACCATAATTTATCGTGTTATGGAAACAACTGACAAGTACTAAATATTGATCCTAATTAAAATCGATATAAAGAAGAAGAGGctagagagaaagcaagagaaGATCCTCCAAGTCGTATTGCAGATTATCGGTTGAATGATTAATCACTTCCTGCTGGTGAGAGATGGTTGAAGGAGAAAACTCTGAACGATGGTTGAAAGAGAAAACTCAACAGCAGGACTCGTTACTGAAAATGTTGATCCAGTGCTGTGGTCAAgcaaaattaagagaaaaacagaGGGTTTTGATGCGTACTGTTCTCATATCCTTTGACTtgcaaaatataatattgtgttAAAGATTATTTCTGCTCGATAATTTGATCTCTGGT
It contains:
- the LOC18111269 gene encoding uncharacterized protein LOC18111269, with protein sequence MDLHLKNLFGRFQEQFGSGPGLGPGSSTCLMKVEGVSPNFIKSIYKGSAALYRTEPWKRLRPWHLFGIRVGKDSDWSGKKQPFPCVQFIGGDGGDVGFYMFRSESDAKKMTGPRETIRVPNVELLRVSYEPERLMFPSNKRMIKSLSLEASGTDRFPVIDVARCMSSGELRFRNPTLEELRFVHAFMRAISLVHPLLQEDKDGAPKWSRMMYFETFIETVDVQWPPEMAKGHDLVAVTVSHPPGQAYEEKASSTASSTPTKYAEPPREEVFVDVRVNSNGVLRQCTLCEKEVHGDQSQCCAQCRAVVYCSSLCQKQHWKETHKSMCGLYKAMMEREEELAMKIFLFPCSADQPCKWLESLGIHQKGMWRRKCGCYAHCPLGLLPVKGGLWDSWGGLDDEEYPRDSPFHNHVRDGISSPILLSGWSEYYNLRSLPLSSPVADILSHPFTVYYILTALNISSKNLLLKGKEVILHYLGPEGELDWMPAFAEIGHLLNGSGNIHIVMVGPEVPTNLSGTTSGISSRVRVNLVRGNYQDEATYLPSPHIIVALNCGLESYSAWGGALELIKSRGVPAFFTEQSEILCANAKQVLRGAGLHITHPVTPNPFRSPIKTHCLSNNLPSYSNGFVLGVNT
- the LOC18111266 gene encoding protein METABOLIC NETWORK MODULATOR 1; this encodes MDPLSQGTSSTPVDPPMKRKRGRPRKDESSVPGEKTPVLPESDNMKENKETTGTTGASMVGQVITGVIDGLFDAGYLVKVKVGDSDTPLRGLVFLPSRFIPITAANDVAPQAKMNRRADIPIPVSYPPT
- the LOC18111264 gene encoding uncharacterized protein LOC18111264; translated protein: MSTLARRSSYGYSKLDKEDPEEVMHRRAQFLIYKALQQADSPRRRPSFLRIRLCRLKIKIGKKLKKLGKGKLLSISAARVRVYGQVTSHWKRLFGNGEAIASLPPMLALKARN